A stretch of DNA from Nitrospirota bacterium:
GCGGAGTTCACCGCCGACCTCATCAAGAACAACAAGCTCAAGCTCGACCCCTCCCGCAACGACAACTGGACCGTCACCTGGCACGACTCGTGCAACACGTCCAGGGGGATGGGGCTTCTGGAGGAGCCGCGCTACGTTCTGAAGAACGTGGTCAACAAATTCTACGAGATGCCCGACAACACCACCAAGGAGCAGACCTTCTGCTGCGGGTCCGGCACCGGCCTGAACACCGACGAGTTCATGGAGACGCGGATGAAGGGCGGGCTGCCCCGGGCAAACGCCGCCCGGTATGTGGCCGACAAGTACGGGGTGAACCTGATGTCCTGTGTTTGCGCCATCGACCGGGCCACCCTGACCTCGCTCATGCAGTACTGGAACCCCGACATCGAGGTGAGCGGCCTGCACGAGCTGGTCGGAAACGCCCTGGTCATGGAGGGCGAGAAGAAGCGGACCCAGGACATGAGGATGGAGCCCCTGCCCGGAGTCGAAGAGGAGGAGGAAGCGGTAGGGGTCGAGGCGGAGCAGGAGGGAGGTGGCACCAATGTATGACACCAACAAGGTCTTTGTGGGAGTGCTCGTCTTTCTGGGCCTGATGACCTCTCCCTTCTGGCTCAACGCAGGGAAGTTCAAGCCCATGGAGAAGCTCGAGCTGCCCAAGGTCGAGAAGAAGTGCGTGGAGAAGACGGATTTCATGAAGGCCAACCACATGAAGCTTCTGGACGACTGGAGATATGAGGTGGTCCGCCTGGACCAGTGGGAGTACACCAGCAAGGCCTTTGGCAAGACGTACCGGAAAAGCCTGGTTGGCACGTGCATGGACTGCCACAAGACCAAGAAGAAGTTCTGCGACAGGTGCCACACCTACGCCGGAGTTAAACCGTACTGCTGGTCATGCCATGTAGCTCCCAAGGAACCGGAGGAGACGTCATAATGGGCATAAACAGGAGAGATTTTCTGAAAGGTTTGGGCGGAACGGTGGCCGCCCTGGGTGCGGCAGGCATCGTGGAGGGGCTTGTCTCGGACAGGAAGGCCGAGGCCATTCACCAGGCGGCTCCCCTGACGGGCACCATCCGGTGGGGCATGGTCGTCGACGTGGCGGCGTTCCGCACGGAGGAGGACTTCCGGCGTTGCGAGGAGGCGTGCCACAAATATCACAACGTCCCCAGGTTCAATAGCCTCAAGGATGAGATAAAGTGGATATGGTCCGACCGTTTCGAGAACGTGTTTCCGTCGGCGAGCCATCAGTTCGTGTCCGAGAAGATGGAGGAGCAGCGGTACTTCGCCCTCTGCAACCATTGCGCCAACCCGCCCTGTGTGCGGGTCTGTCCGACGCAGGCAACGTTCAAGGACACGAGCAACGGCATCACCATGATGGACTGGCACCGGTGCATCGGGTGCCGTTTCTGCATGGCCGCCTGCCCGTACGGGGCCCGGAGCTTCAACTGGCGCGACCCGCGCCCCTTCATCCCGGGGGAGCTCAACCCCGACTTTCCCACCAGGGAGCGGGGCGTGGTGGAGAAATGCACCTTCTGCGCCGAGGTCATCGCGCTGGGGGAGGCGCCCGGTCCGGGCGAGGAACTGCCCGAGAAACAGATGCCCCGCTGCGTGAAGGCCTCCGAGGGCCGTCTGGTCTTCGGGAACCTGAAGGACCCGGAATCGCAGATCCGGAGGACTCTGAAGGCGACGAAGACCATCCAGCGCAAGCCTCAACTGGGAACCCAACCGTCAGTCTTCTACATCGTGTGAGGGGGATATGCTAGAAAAAGCACTCTACGGAAGCAAGAAGTACTGGGCTCTGGTCCTTTTCCTCATCGGCCTGACACTGGTGGGGACCGTGGCCTACATCAAGCAATACATGTACGGACTGGGCGCCACCGGCATGAGCAGGGACATCTCCTGGGGCGTGTACATCGCCCAGTTCACCTTCCTGGTGGGTGTGGCGGCCTCGGCCGTGATGGTCGTCCTGCCGTACTACCTGCATAACTACAAGGAGTTCGGCAAGATCGTCATCCTGGGCGAGTTCCTGGCCATAAGCGCGGTCACCATGTGCATCCTTTTCATCATGGTCGACATGGGCAAGCCCGCCCGCGTCCTGAACATCCTCAAGTACCCGACGCTGCACTCCGTCATGTTTTGGGACATGGTCGTATTGAGCGGGTACCTGGGGCTGAACCTCCTGTGTGGATGGGTGGTCCTGCAGGCCGAGAAGAAGGACGTCCCGCCGCCCAAGTGGATAAAGCCCTTCATCTACGTGTCCATCCCCTGGGCGGTGAGCATACACACGGTGACGGCTTTCCTGTACGCGGGCCTTCCGGCGAGGCATTTCTGGCTGACCGCCATCATGGCCCCCCGGTTTCTGGCGTCCGCTTTCTCCGCGGGGCCGGCCCTTTTGATTCTCCTGGCCCTCCTCGTGCGGCGGTACACGGAGTTTGACGCCGGGAAGAAGGCCATCTCCAAGCTGGCGACCATCGTCCTGTACGCGGGCCTGGTCAACTTCTTTTTCCTCCTGATGGAGGTGTTCACGGCTTTCTACTCCAGCGTCCCCAGCCACAAGGAAACGTTCGTATACCTGTATATGGGCCTGGAGGGGATGGGCAACCTGGTCTACGTGATGTGGACCTCTCTGGCGGTGGGCTTTATCGCCATCCTGATGCTCCTTTTCCCGAAGAACCGGGAGAACTACGGTCGGCTGGCCGTGGCCTGTGCCCTGCTGTTCGTATCGCTGTTCATTGACAAGGGCGTGGGCCTGGTCATCGGCGGGTTCGTTCCCAACCCCCTGGAGCACGTCCTGAACTACCATCCCACGGCCATCGAGATTATGGTGACCATCGGTGTCTGGGGCGCGGGCTTCCTTGTTCTGACGGTCCTTTACAAGGTGGCCATCTCCATAAGGGCGCTCACCTCGCCAGGGACGCACTGACGGGGTTTCGGCACCACGCGCACGAGGCGCTCTTCCGTCCGCGCGGGCGGAAGGGCGCCGTCGCGAGAAGGGAAGGAAATTCTGTTGCCTAAAGGAGGTGTGGTTTTCGATGTACATGGTTACTGTGGATGCTGAGAAGTGCGAGGGCTGCGAGGAGTGCGTGAGCATCTGCCCCAATGAGGTGTTTCAGATGGCGGAGGGCAAGAGCGACCCCAGCCAGAGCGGCGAGTGCGTTTTCTGCGAGAGCTGCCTGGGTGTCTGCCCCTCCGAGGCCATCACCATCAACGAGATGTAGCCTCTCCTTCCGAAACGGACAAAGGGCCTCCCGCGGGGGGCCTTCTTGTTGTGCGCGGACGGCCTGGGCTGCGGGGAGTGCTGGGGCGTCTGCCGCCCACCGGGCTTCGGAGAGAAGCGCCGGGAAAAGAAAAGGGGATGCGGCTGCCGCATCCCCTTTTCTTTTCCCTTTTTCCGCCGTTCAGGACTTCTGGACGTAGAGCTCCCAGTACCCCTTGTCCTCGAGCTTCTTGGCCTCGAACTTGTAGCCCTGCTTCTCCGCCCACCGGGGAATGGAGTCCTCGGCGGAGGCGGGGGCGTCGCAGATGACCTTCAGGACCTGGCCGCTGGACATCTTCTCGATGGCCTTCTTCGAAAGGACCAGAGGATAGGGGCAGACCCTCCCCAGGACATCCAGGGTCTGGTCGGCCTGTTTTTCGCTCAGCTCACCCATGACAGTACCTCCTTGGTTTATTTAGAAGAAAAGCACGTGGCGCGCGCTCTCCAGGGATTTCTGGATATCGGAGAAGGGCACCACATTGATCTTCACCTCCGCCCCCATTTCCTCGGCGTCCGGGAGACTGTCCTCCGAAATGCCGTATTTCTGCAGGTCCTCCTTGCAGACGAGGATGTTCAGGTCCACGAGCATGGCGTTCTTCATATGCGATTCGGTGCTGGTGATGCCGTAGAGGTCCATGGCCTTCTGGCCTTTCTCCAGACCCAGGACCCCTTCGCCGACGAAGCAGAGGTCGGGGGTCACCGTGTCGCCGTCGTCCAGGAGGATTTCCACCGTCTGATAGGCTATGGCGTGGGTAATCGCCAGCCTGGAGGTCTCCCCCTTGTACTGGGGCCTCTGCACGAGGAACGTCACTTTCACATCACCCATTTATTCACCCCCTATCTGAAGGACCCGGTCCGCGCCGTGTATCTTGGCCAGATACCAGTGCATGGCGTTCCACTGAACGCCCTCGATGCCGTCGGGTTTCTGTACCCCGCGCGCCACGGTGCAGGCCTCGCAGGTGCAGATTTCCACGCCCTTCTCCAGGAGCCGCTTGAGATGCGTCTCTCCGGTGGAGTAGTCCTTCAGGTGCTTCTGGTTGGCCTTCACGGAGCCGGTGGCGTTGCCGGAAAACCAGATGCTCACCGTATGGCCCTTGTCCACGGCCGCCTCCGCCAGCTTGAGAGCGAAGTCGTAGGTCATGGAGCCAACGAGCCCGGGGAAACACCCTATAGTCAAGTTTGCCATCCATTGCCTCCTTCTATCCCATCCAGGCGATTTTCTCGAAATCGTTCATGATGATGTCCACGACGTCACTGTACGTAACGACTTTGGCCTTGGCGTCCAGGGAAGAGGCGTCGATGCCCCTGGTCTCTACGTCCTCGGAAAGGACATAGACCTGGTCGGTCTTGCCGAGCAGGGGCGAGGGCTGCATCCCCTGCCTGCTGACGGCGTGGTAGATGCCGTTTTGCACGAGGATAAGCCCGAGCGTGTCAGCCTGGATACGGTCGAGCGTATCCCAGGGCAAAGTGTAATCACTCACAAATACCCCCAGTTTCATGGTCACCTCCCGAGTTCTGTGAAATGGTTAAAAATGTGGAAGTTCACTGTTATACCAGTAACTATAATGCTTTGTCAATGAGAATATGGGGGTCCGGAAACCCCGGAGAAAGCCTTTTCCTCCGGGCCTCCAGACGGCTCCGGGCGGCCGGCCCAGGGGGGCACCAGTGCCCTTTTTTGCACGCCAAACCGAGCTATTACTTGAGCAAGGCGTTTCGATGTTCAGTCGTTCCGGCCCGTTGGCCGGTCGCTCCGGGCCGCGCCTGGTCGCTCCGGGCCGCGCCCGGCGCTTGTTGTAATTTCCGCCTCGATTTGAAATAATATCGCTGCCCCCGTTCGGGGGCTCCGGGGAGGGAAGCGGAAGCTGGACGTCCACCCCCCCAAGCCAGGAGGAGATTCATGGCAGCGCTTGCCGGGAGGGTCAGGAACCTTCCGCCGTATCTGTTCGCACGCATCGACGAGCTGAAGCAGGAGGCGCTCGGAAGGGGCGTGGACCTCATCGACCTCAGCGTGGGAGACCCCGACACCCCCACGCCGGGGCATATCGTGGAGGCCATGAAAAGGGCCCTGGACAACCCCGAGAACCACCGCTATCCCAGCACCCAGGGGATGCTCCGCTTCCGGAAGGCCGTGGCCGCCTGGTACGAAAGGCGCTTCGGCGTCTCCCCGGACCCGGAAGGTGAGGTCCTCTCCCTCATCGGCTCCAAGGACGGCGTGGGCCACATGCCCTTTGCCTTCGTGGACCCCGGCGACATGGTGCTCGTCCCGAGCCCGGGCTATCCGGTCTACTCCATCGGCACGCTCCTGGCCGGTGGGGAGAGCTACTTCATGCCCCTGACCGCGGAGAGGGGCTTCCTGCCGGACCTCGATGCCGTGCCCGCCGAGGTGCTGAAACGGGCAAAGCTCATGTGGCTCAACTACCCCAACAACCCCACCGCGGCCACGGCCGGAGGGGATTTCTTCGAGCGGGCCGTCCGCGTCGCCAAAAAGTACGACATCATCGTCTGCCACGACGCGGCGTACTCCGAGATATACTTCGACGGCAGGAGGCCGCCCAGTTTCCTTCAGGCCCCCGGCGCCAAGGACGTGGGCGTGGAGCTTCACTCCCTGTCGAAGACCTATAACATGACGGGCTGGCGCATCGGGTGCGCGGTGGGCAACAGGGAGGTCGTCGCGGGGCTCAGAAAGATAAAGTCGAACCTCGATTCGGGCGTCTTCCAGGCCGTGCAGGAGGCCGCCGTCACCGCCCTGGAGACGGAAGAGGGCGTGCTGGAAGGCATCCGCTCCATGTACCAGGAGCGCCGGGACGTCCTTCTTGAGGGCCTGGGGGAGGCGGGGATTCATGCCGCAAAGCCGGAGGCCACGTTCTACGTCTGGGCGAAGGTGCCCGGGGGGTTCGACTCCTCGGAGTACGCCGCCCATCTCCTCGAGCGGGCCGGCGTGCTGGTCACGCCGGGCAGCGGTTTCGGCGTCGCCGGGGAGGGGTACGTCCGTTTCGCCCTCACCGTCCCTGCGGAGCGGATGAGGGAAGCGGCCCGCCGCATCGGGCGGCTCTGACCCGCCCTGCGTCCATGGCCCGGGTCTATATCGGGATAGGGTCGAACCTGGGGGCGAGGGATGCCAATCTGGGGCGGGCCGTGGAGCTTCTGGCCGCCCGGGGCGTGCGGGTCCTCAAGGCCTCCACGGTCCACGAGACCGCCCCATGGGGCAGAAAGGACCAGCCCCCCTTCCTGAACATGGCCGTGGAGGCCGAGACGGAGCGGGGCCCGCGGGAGCTTCTCGGGCTCCTGAAGGGCATCGAACGGGAGATGGGCCGTCCGGGACGCCGGGAGGCCGGGCGCTGGGGCCCCAGGGTGATAGACCTGGACATCCTCCTTTACGACGGCCTCGTTTTGGATGAGCCCGACCTCAAAATCCCCCATCCCCTCATACACGAAAGGGAGTTCGTCCTGGCCCCCCTGGCCGAGATAGCCCCCGACGCGGTGCACCCCGTCCTGGGGAAGACCGTGCGGGAGCTCAGGGACTCGTTGTCCGAAAAGGGTTCTTGAGGGGGGGCACCGGCGACAGAGGCGGTCACGGGTGGCTCGCTGGCGACCGGAAAGGTCACTAGTGACTTGTCACTGGTGACTCACTGGTGACTGCGGACGAAGTCCCCGAAGCCCTTGAGGACCTGAAGGCCCAGTTTCTGGCTCTTTTCGGGATGAAACTGGGTGGCCACCACGTTGTCCTTCCAGACCATCGAGGTGAAGGAAATGCCGTAGTCCGTGGTGGCGGCCACGATGCCGGGGTCCTCCGGGGCCACGTAGTAGGAATGGACGAAGTAGAAAAAGCTCCGGTCGGGGATGTCCGCGAGTATGGGAGGCCGCTGCTTGATGTCTATCTGGTTCCAGCCCATGTGGGGGATTTTCAGCCCGCTCCGGGGGAAGCGGGGCACGGAGCCCTTGAAGACGTCCAGCCCCCGGCTCCTGCCGAACTCCTTGGATTCGGTAAACAGCACCTGGAGGCCGAGGCAGATGCCCAGGTAGGGCTTGCCATTTTGGATGCTCCGGAGGATGGGCGCGATGAGCCCCAGCTCATCGAGGTTCCGCATGCAGTCGGGGAATGCCCCCACCCCGGGGAGAACGATGCCCGCGGCGTCCTGGACGGACCGGGCGTCGGAGACCACGCGCACCTGCACGCCCACGTGCTCGAACCCCTTTTGCACGCTCCTGAGGTTTCCCATGCCGTAATCGATGATGGCTATCATGCATCCCTATAATAGCACGGGAGGCCGAGGGCCCGGCCACCCGGAAAGGGCCTCCTTTGTGCGACCCGGCGGTCTTGTTTTATAATCTACTAACCAGTTAGTTTTTATCTTCGCATTGAAGCCGTGAAAATAATTTATACTCCATGCACTTTCGGGGCATTGATACGTGAACTATATCATGCTCCCGGTAGTACGTCTTTAGCAGGAGGAGGGGCGGGCAAGGGAGCGAAGGGCAATGACGCGCACGTTCAGGGTAGAGAAGGTCCATTCGGATATCGTCTCCAAGGGGACCCTTTTCAAGGCCCTCAAGTACATAGACCGGGAGAATCCGCGCACTCCGGTGCTCCTGCTGGACCGGGAGAAGGTCCGCGAGAAGGTGAGGCTCATCGGCTCCCGCATCGGAAACTCCCGGGCCTTCTACGCCCTGAAGGCGAATGCCGACCCGGAGGTGGCGCGCCTTGTCCACGGGCTGGGCATGGGTTTCGAGGTGGCCTCCGAGGGGGAGCTGGCCCTGCTGAGGGACATCGGCGTGCCTCCGGAGAAGGTCATCACCAGCAACCCGGTCAAGTCCCCCCGGTTTATCGAGGAGGCGGCCTCCTATGGGGTGAGCTTCTATGCCTACGACTCCCGGGCGGAGGTGCAGAAGATGGCCTCCCTGGCCCCCGGCGTGCGCGTGTACGTGCGGCTTTCGGTGCCTAACGAGGGGAGCGACTGGCCCTTGAGCAGGAAGTTCGGGGTGGAGCTGGACGAGGCCCTGGCCCTTCTCGTTCTGGCCGCGGAGAAGGGCCTGAATCCGGTGGGTATTACGTTTCACGTGGGTTCGCAGTGCCTGAACAAGTTCAGCTGGAACGGCGCGCTGTACAAGGCCCGGGCCCTCTGGGAGAGGGCCGAAAGGGAGGGTCTCGCCCTCGGCGTCCTGAACATCGGCGGGGGCTACCCCATCACCTACACCAAGAGCGTCGTGGGGGTGGAGGCGATAGAGAAGACCATAGAGCAGGCCGTCAGGGAGAATTTTCCCCCGGAGACGGAGGTCTTCATAGAGCCCGGGCGGGCCGTGGTGGGCGATGCCGGGGTCTTGGTGGCCTCCGTCATCGGGAAGGCCGGGAGGCTCGGGGAGACCTGGGTCTCCCTGGACGTAGGGGTTTTCAACGGGCTCATGGAGAGCGTGGGGGGAATCACGTACAGCTACATCGTGGAGAGCTCCGGGAAGTCCGGGCAGCCGGTCCGTCCCTTCGTGCTCGCCGGGCCGAGCTGCGACAGCTTCGACGTCGTGGACAAGGAGGTCTGGCTCCCGGAGCCCCGCGTGGGGGGCATGGTGCTCATCCTTTCGGCGGGGGCCTATACGGTCTGTTACGCCTCGGAGTTCAACGGCTTTTCGATACCCCGGACGATACTGATTTAGGGAGGTGGACATGGCTTCCATCAAGTTTACGGAGACGGCGCCCTTCGTGGCGGTGGAGTATACCTACGAGGTGGAGAAGGTCCTGTACAAGGCGAAGACACCCTTTCAGGAAATCGTCGTCTTCGAGAACCCGTACTTCGGACGGATGCTCATCCTGGACGGCATCGTGCAGTTGACGGAGCGGGACGAGTTCTTCTACCACGAGATGCTCACCCACGTGGCCATGCATGCCCATCCCGACCCGCGCACCGTCGTGGTCATCGGCGGGGGCGACGGGGGGACCGTCCGGGAGGTCTGCAAGCACCGGAGCGTGGAGAAGATATACTTTGTGGAGATAGACGAGCAGGTCATCGAGGCCTCCAGGGAGTTCTTCCCCACCGTGGCCTCATCGGTAGGGGACCCCCGGGTGGACATCAGAGCCATGGATGGCGCGGAGTTCATCAAGGGCAGGAAGGGCGACGTGGACGTGGTCATCGTGGATTCCACCGACCCCATCGGGTTTGCCCGGACGCTTTTCTCCGAGGAGTTCTTCACCGCGGTCGAAAGCGCCCTGAGCAGCGAGGGGATGTACGTCACCCATTCGGAGTCGCTGCTTCTCCATCCCGACGTGGTCGGCGACGTGCAGCGGACCCTCAGGGGCACCTTCCCCGTGGTGGACCTGTACGCCACCCCCCTGGCCACCTATCCGGGCAACTGGTGGGCCTTTCCCATAGCCTCGAAGAAGCACTCCCCTCGCGAGATGCGGCGCCCCCTGGGCGTGGAGACCCGCTTCTACAGCGAGGAGTTCCACGCGCACTCCTTCCTCCCGAGGGGGTTTCTGGAAAAGCTGGTGGCCGGAGAGGTCACGTGGTAGCCCGGAGGGCGGGGCGGCGCATCGTCCCGGGGGCTTGACACGGCGGCGGCGGTGGTGATACAGTAATTTAGCACTCCCGGCAGGAGAGTGCTAACGGAGTGATTTTATTATGCTAAACGAGAGAAGCCGCAGCATCTTGCGGGCCATCGTCCAGAGCTACATCGAAAGCGGTGCGCCGGTGGGCTCTCGTCTGCTGACCAGGAGGCACGGTTTTACTCTCTCTCCGGCCACCATCAGAAACATCATGGTCGACCTGGAGGACATGGGCTATCTGAGCCAGCCTCATACGTCCGCGGGGCGGGTCCCCACGGACAAGGGCTACCGGTTCTACGTGGACGCCCTGGACCCCGGCGAGCAGGCCGATGCCCGGAAGCTCATGACACTCCTGGAGAGCAGGTTCTCTTCGGCCCAGGAGGACGTCAACACCCTGCTGGGAGAAATAACCAGGACCCTTGCCAAGGTCTCCCACTATCTCTGCTTCGCCGTCCCCCTGAGGGCCGAGGAGACGACGCTCAACCGCATCCAGATGTTCCGCTACCGGGGCGACAGGCTGGCCGTCGTTCTGCTGACCAACGAGGGCCTCATCGCCAACAAGGTGCTGGAGTCGGACTTCGGCCTCTCGCAGCGCGACCTCAACAGGATATCGGACTACGTCAACACGGAGTACTCGGGCCTGAGCATCGCCGAGATACGCTCGTGCATCCGCAGGCAGATGTCGAAGGAGCGGGCATTGTGTGATATCCTTATCAACAGGGCGACGGCCCTGTGCCGGGAGGCGCTCAGCTTCCCCTGCGGCGAGGTCATCGTCTCGGGCATGTCGGAGTTCATCGGCCTGCCGGAGTTCTCCGGCAAGATAAACGAGATAGCCCAGGCCATCGAGGACAAGCGGAGAATCCTCGACCTCCTGGAGAGCTTCACGGAAAGCCCCGAGAGGGTGAGGGTCCTCATCGGCAGGGAGAACCCCGATGAGGGGATGCGCAACTTGAGCATCATCGCGGCTCAGTACGGTCAGGGGGAGAAGCCGCTGGGAAGCGTCGGCATCATCGGCCCCACGCGAATGGATTACCTGAGGGCCATCGCGATGGTGGAGGCGGTGGCCAGATTCGTATCCGGAACCATTTCCCAATAAGCCCGGACAGACGAAAAGGAAGCAAGGAGGAAGTTTCTGTTGGAAGAAGACAGAAAGGACCGGACGGAAGAGGCATTTGAAGAAGAAGAGGTGGAGGTCGTCCACGAAGGCCCCGAGCAGCGTGCGGCCCGCGAGGAGGAGGCTCCCTCGGCCGAGGCCGCGCGTGAGGAGATGAAGGAGAAGTACCTCAGGCTTTACGCGGAGTTCGAGAACTACCGCA
This window harbors:
- the dsrJ gene encoding sulfate reduction electron transfer complex DsrMKJOP subunit DsrJ — encoded protein: MYDTNKVFVGVLVFLGLMTSPFWLNAGKFKPMEKLELPKVEKKCVEKTDFMKANHMKLLDDWRYEVVRLDQWEYTSKAFGKTYRKSLVGTCMDCHKTKKKFCDRCHTYAGVKPYCWSCHVAPKEPEETS
- a CDS encoding 4Fe-4S dicluster domain-containing protein, with amino-acid sequence MGINRRDFLKGLGGTVAALGAAGIVEGLVSDRKAEAIHQAAPLTGTIRWGMVVDVAAFRTEEDFRRCEEACHKYHNVPRFNSLKDEIKWIWSDRFENVFPSASHQFVSEKMEEQRYFALCNHCANPPCVRVCPTQATFKDTSNGITMMDWHRCIGCRFCMAACPYGARSFNWRDPRPFIPGELNPDFPTRERGVVEKCTFCAEVIALGEAPGPGEELPEKQMPRCVKASEGRLVFGNLKDPESQIRRTLKATKTIQRKPQLGTQPSVFYIV
- the nrfD gene encoding polysulfide reductase NrfD, with translation MLEKALYGSKKYWALVLFLIGLTLVGTVAYIKQYMYGLGATGMSRDISWGVYIAQFTFLVGVAASAVMVVLPYYLHNYKEFGKIVILGEFLAISAVTMCILFIMVDMGKPARVLNILKYPTLHSVMFWDMVVLSGYLGLNLLCGWVVLQAEKKDVPPPKWIKPFIYVSIPWAVSIHTVTAFLYAGLPARHFWLTAIMAPRFLASAFSAGPALLILLALLVRRYTEFDAGKKAISKLATIVLYAGLVNFFFLLMEVFTAFYSSVPSHKETFVYLYMGLEGMGNLVYVMWTSLAVGFIAILMLLFPKNRENYGRLAVACALLFVSLFIDKGVGLVIGGFVPNPLEHVLNYHPTAIEIMVTIGVWGAGFLVLTVLYKVAISIRALTSPGTH
- a CDS encoding 4Fe-4S binding protein, with the translated sequence MYMVTVDAEKCEGCEECVSICPNEVFQMAEGKSDPSQSGECVFCESCLGVCPSEAITINEM
- a CDS encoding sulfurtransferase TusA family protein produces the protein MGELSEKQADQTLDVLGRVCPYPLVLSKKAIEKMSSGQVLKVICDAPASAEDSIPRWAEKQGYKFEAKKLEDKGYWELYVQKS
- a CDS encoding DsrE family protein, with product MGDVKVTFLVQRPQYKGETSRLAITHAIAYQTVEILLDDGDTVTPDLCFVGEGVLGLEKGQKAMDLYGITSTESHMKNAMLVDLNILVCKEDLQKYGISEDSLPDAEEMGAEVKINVVPFSDIQKSLESARHVLFF
- a CDS encoding DsrE family protein produces the protein MANLTIGCFPGLVGSMTYDFALKLAEAAVDKGHTVSIWFSGNATGSVKANQKHLKDYSTGETHLKRLLEKGVEICTCEACTVARGVQKPDGIEGVQWNAMHWYLAKIHGADRVLQIGGE
- a CDS encoding DsrH/TusB family sulfur metabolism protein — its product is MKLGVFVSDYTLPWDTLDRIQADTLGLILVQNGIYHAVSRQGMQPSPLLGKTDQVYVLSEDVETRGIDASSLDAKAKVVTYSDVVDIIMNDFEKIAWMG
- a CDS encoding LL-diaminopimelate aminotransferase, with amino-acid sequence MAALAGRVRNLPPYLFARIDELKQEALGRGVDLIDLSVGDPDTPTPGHIVEAMKRALDNPENHRYPSTQGMLRFRKAVAAWYERRFGVSPDPEGEVLSLIGSKDGVGHMPFAFVDPGDMVLVPSPGYPVYSIGTLLAGGESYFMPLTAERGFLPDLDAVPAEVLKRAKLMWLNYPNNPTAATAGGDFFERAVRVAKKYDIIVCHDAAYSEIYFDGRRPPSFLQAPGAKDVGVELHSLSKTYNMTGWRIGCAVGNREVVAGLRKIKSNLDSGVFQAVQEAAVTALETEEGVLEGIRSMYQERRDVLLEGLGEAGIHAAKPEATFYVWAKVPGGFDSSEYAAHLLERAGVLVTPGSGFGVAGEGYVRFALTVPAERMREAARRIGRL
- the folK gene encoding 2-amino-4-hydroxy-6-hydroxymethyldihydropteridine diphosphokinase — its product is MARVYIGIGSNLGARDANLGRAVELLAARGVRVLKASTVHETAPWGRKDQPPFLNMAVEAETERGPRELLGLLKGIEREMGRPGRREAGRWGPRVIDLDILLYDGLVLDEPDLKIPHPLIHEREFVLAPLAEIAPDAVHPVLGKTVRELRDSLSEKGS
- the hisH gene encoding imidazole glycerol phosphate synthase subunit HisH, with product MIAIIDYGMGNLRSVQKGFEHVGVQVRVVSDARSVQDAAGIVLPGVGAFPDCMRNLDELGLIAPILRSIQNGKPYLGICLGLQVLFTESKEFGRSRGLDVFKGSVPRFPRSGLKIPHMGWNQIDIKQRPPILADIPDRSFFYFVHSYYVAPEDPGIVAATTDYGISFTSMVWKDNVVATQFHPEKSQKLGLQVLKGFGDFVRSHQ
- a CDS encoding type III PLP-dependent enzyme, encoding MTRTFRVEKVHSDIVSKGTLFKALKYIDRENPRTPVLLLDREKVREKVRLIGSRIGNSRAFYALKANADPEVARLVHGLGMGFEVASEGELALLRDIGVPPEKVITSNPVKSPRFIEEAASYGVSFYAYDSRAEVQKMASLAPGVRVYVRLSVPNEGSDWPLSRKFGVELDEALALLVLAAEKGLNPVGITFHVGSQCLNKFSWNGALYKARALWERAEREGLALGVLNIGGGYPITYTKSVVGVEAIEKTIEQAVRENFPPETEVFIEPGRAVVGDAGVLVASVIGKAGRLGETWVSLDVGVFNGLMESVGGITYSYIVESSGKSGQPVRPFVLAGPSCDSFDVVDKEVWLPEPRVGGMVLILSAGAYTVCYASEFNGFSIPRTILI
- the speE gene encoding polyamine aminopropyltransferase — translated: MASIKFTETAPFVAVEYTYEVEKVLYKAKTPFQEIVVFENPYFGRMLILDGIVQLTERDEFFYHEMLTHVAMHAHPDPRTVVVIGGGDGGTVREVCKHRSVEKIYFVEIDEQVIEASREFFPTVASSVGDPRVDIRAMDGAEFIKGRKGDVDVVIVDSTDPIGFARTLFSEEFFTAVESALSSEGMYVTHSESLLLHPDVVGDVQRTLRGTFPVVDLYATPLATYPGNWWAFPIASKKHSPREMRRPLGVETRFYSEEFHAHSFLPRGFLEKLVAGEVTW
- the hrcA gene encoding heat-inducible transcriptional repressor HrcA codes for the protein MLNERSRSILRAIVQSYIESGAPVGSRLLTRRHGFTLSPATIRNIMVDLEDMGYLSQPHTSAGRVPTDKGYRFYVDALDPGEQADARKLMTLLESRFSSAQEDVNTLLGEITRTLAKVSHYLCFAVPLRAEETTLNRIQMFRYRGDRLAVVLLTNEGLIANKVLESDFGLSQRDLNRISDYVNTEYSGLSIAEIRSCIRRQMSKERALCDILINRATALCREALSFPCGEVIVSGMSEFIGLPEFSGKINEIAQAIEDKRRILDLLESFTESPERVRVLIGRENPDEGMRNLSIIAAQYGQGEKPLGSVGIIGPTRMDYLRAIAMVEAVARFVSGTISQ